Sequence from the Aromatoleum petrolei genome:
TCCTCGAAGTCGAAGCAGCCGTAAGGACCTTCCACCGTCACCGGCATGCCCACCTTCAACCGATCCCGCAAGCGGCCGGTGTGGTCGCCGAGTGCCTTGGTAATGAATACGAGCCGCCGGTCATCGGGGCTCCAGGCCGAGGCGATAGTGTAGGGGTGCGCGCCTTCGCTGGCATCCGAGGTGACGAAGGCAAACTGCCCGGCGGTATGGCCGCGCCAGCCTTCTCCCAGCACGAGGGAGGTTTCGAGTACGCGCAGCGCGGGGTAGTACGTCAGCGCATCGATTGTGCCCCGGGCCTTGCGGCCGGCCCCGATCCGGCCCGCCAGCGCCAACAGTGCAGCCACGCAGCCACCCAGCAGCAAGGCCGCCAGCAGCCAGCCAACAGGCTGAGACCAGTACTCCACCTTGGTAAGCACGGCGGAGTGATAGGCCAGGGCAAGGTAGGCGACCGCAAGCCATTTGTGGGTCTTGACGAACCAGTGGTAGGGGAAGCGCTTGACCAGGGCGAGAACAATCAGGACAGCGGCCGCGTAGAACGCCCACTCGCCGACGGATTCGGCAAACCCCCGCTGGCTGCGCAGCCAAGCCTCGACGACGCCGAGGGTTTCCCCGGCGACAGGCTTGCGCGCGGGCTTTTCCAGCCATCCCCAACCCACCATCCATTTGGTGCCTTTCCCCCACCACCAGTGAATGCCACTGACCGCCAGGGCGGTGATGCCCATCCACTTGTGCAGGCGATACATCTTGTCCAGCCCGTCGAGATGCGGCTCCAGCCATTTCGGACGCAGCGCCAGCAGCATGACGATGCTCATCAGGCCGATGCCGATCACCCCGCTGTACTGCATGAACACCGAGCGGAACGAAAAGTAGGTGAACGGCGCCGGCGTCAACGTATCGGCCCCCAGCCAGAGCGCCGTAAGCAGTAGCAGTACTGCAGAAAATGCCACCTTAATGCGCTTCATGGGTTACCTCCAATGCAATGTCGTAGGTTGCCGAACTGGGCTGCTGCCCAGGCACCGCCTTCCAGCGATGGACCAAGTGGATCAGATTGCAGGCCACCATGGAACAGGCTTGCCTTTTTGGTAAGACCTACCGTCGTAATGCAAACTATGCTGTTCGATACGGTCTTTGAGGTTCCCCGTGGCCGCGCCCATTGAATTTACCGTGATTCTTGCGGTA
This genomic interval carries:
- a CDS encoding ferredoxin reductase family protein; this encodes MKRIKVAFSAVLLLLTALWLGADTLTPAPFTYFSFRSVFMQYSGVIGIGLMSIVMLLALRPKWLEPHLDGLDKMYRLHKWMGITALAVSGIHWWWGKGTKWMVGWGWLEKPARKPVAGETLGVVEAWLRSQRGFAESVGEWAFYAAAVLIVLALVKRFPYHWFVKTHKWLAVAYLALAYHSAVLTKVEYWSQPVGWLLAALLLGGCVAALLALAGRIGAGRKARGTIDALTYYPALRVLETSLVLGEGWRGHTAGQFAFVTSDASEGAHPYTIASAWSPDDRRLVFITKALGDHTGRLRDRLKVGMPVTVEGPYGCFDFEDEQPCQIWIGAGIGITPFIARLKQRAATSDTKAIDLFHPTAEFDQAAIDRLTADAEVAGVRMHLLVSPKDGRLNGERIRATVPEWRSASIWFCGPRGFGQSLREDFLAHGLPPERFHQELFQMR